A genome region from Conger conger chromosome 16, fConCon1.1, whole genome shotgun sequence includes the following:
- the axin1 gene encoding axin-1, translated as MSARAEGFLPADLRGGFTEDAPRPPVPGEEGELVSSDARHSYPAKASVAMPRRPDLDLGYEPEGSASPTPPCLKWAESLHSLLDDQDGIHLFRAFLEQERCADLLDFWFACSGFRKLEAGHEQAEEKKQKLAKAIYRKYILDNGGIVSRQIKPATKSFIRDCVTRLHIDLAMFDQAQTEIQAAIEENTYPLFLKSDTYLEYAKMGGESPKPYGEPAPPGSGTALRGYLPTLNEDEEWRSGAESGCDHTATNQLTQQLLMELSPQRVGAKTRCRDSREYRQSARREPPSGYYANAGYAVAPPTSANDSERQSMSSEADTLSLTDTSLDGIPPYRPRKPNQRELHESAKTNGQVPLTHIPRTLRMPKNIHVEPERFAAELIGRLESVLRDRQAQEQLEERLQRVRLEEEGEDAEVSVAPSLAGHRFCAALYPPHRGGAAAPDAHEEDPESILDEHVQRVMKTPDRQSPVSGSPRGPPADLQGWCQGAQTGPRGAEVAGAWHHRHGHRSPREPQGAEAAFRGRRGHVWPGEPHPGGYADGTAAPLRPTERLGYGKCHALELSVPPDMLERNQKIVQWMMEGEEKAGRHKKAPYGGSAESRRSLSHEVSWPASVEHPWVSAQARHTVQPSHPFIQDPTMPPNPAPNPLTQLEEARRRLEEERRRSGSLQTKQRYVMEVIERGRAARPAVLPPLSLVPAVSHTELSPHQSKSMKRVPCENMVVAYYFCGEPIPYRTSIKGSAITLSQFKELLTKKGNYRYYFKKVSDEFDCGVVFEEVREDTAILPIFEEKIIGKVEKVD; from the exons ATGAGCGCGAGAGCGGAGGGGTTCCTCCCGGCGGACCTCAGGGGCGGCTTCACTGAGGACGCCCCGCGGCCCCCCGTGCCCGGGGAAGAGGGCGAGCTGGTGTCCAGCGATGCGCGCCATTCCTACCCTGCCAAGGCCTCCGTGGCCATGCCCCGGCGCCCCGACCTGGACCTGGGGTACGAGCCCGAGGGCAGCGCCTCGCCGACGCCGCCCTGCCTGAAGTGGGCCGAGTCCCTGCACTCTCTCCTGGACGACCAGGACGGGATCCACCTGTTCCGAGCGTTCCTGGAGCAGGAGCGCTGCGCCGACCTCCTGGACTTCTGGTTCGCCTGCAGCGGCTTCCGGAAGCTGGAGGCCGGCCACGAGCAGGCCgaggagaagaagcagaagctgGCCAAGGCCATCTACCGGAAGTACATTCTGGACAACGGCGGGATTGTGTCTCGGCAGATCAAGCCCGCCACCAAGAGCTTCATCAGGGACTGCGTGACGAGGCTGCATATCGACCTCGCCATGTTCGACCAGGCCCAGACCGAGATCCAGGCCGCGATCGAGGAGAACACCTACCCTTTGTTCCTCAAATCCGACACGTATTTGGAATACGCCAAAATGGGTGGGGAGAGCCCCAAACCGTACGGAGAACCCGCGCCCCCAGGGAGCGGGACGGCTCTGCGGGGCTACCTGCCCACTCTCAACGAGGACGAAGAGTGGAGGTCGGGGGCGGAGTCGGGGTGCGACCACACCGCCACCAACCAGCTGACCCAGCAGCTGCTGATGGAGCTGTCCCCCCAGCGGGTGGGCGCCAAAACCAGGTGCCGGGACAGTCGGGAGTACAG GCAGTCGGCCCGCAGGGAGCCACCGAGCGGTTACTACGCCAACGCGGGCTACGCCGTGGCTCCGCCCACCAGCGCCAACGACAGCGAGCGGCAGAGCATGTCCAGCGAAGCCGACACCCTCTCGCTGACTGACACCAGCCT AGATGGGATTCCTCCATACCGGCCGCGGAAACCGAATCAGCGGGAGCTGCACGAAAGTGCCAAGACAAACGGGCAGGTGCCTCTAACTCATATTCCT CGCACGCTCCGGATGCCCAAGAACATCCATGTGGAGCCGGAGAGGTTTGCCGCAGAGCTGATCGGCCGACTGGAGAGCGTCCTGAGGGACCGGCAGGCTcaggagcagctggaggagcggCTGCAGAGGGTCcgcctg gaagaggaaggtgAGGATGCAGAGGTCTCAGTGGCGCCCTCTCTGGCCGGTCACAGGTTCTGCGCCGCGCTCTACCCTCCACACCGCGGCGGGGCGGCGGCTCCGGACGCGCACGAGGAGGACCCCGAGAGCATCCTGGACGAGCACGTGCAGAGGGTCATGAAGACGCCCGACCGCCAGTCGCCCGTATCGGGCTCCCCCCGCGGGCCCCCCGCAGACCTCCAGGGCTGGTGCCAAGGCGCCCAGACGGGCCCCAGGGGGGCGGAGGTGGCGGGAGCCTGGCACCACAGGCACGGCCACAGGAGCCCCAGGGAGCCCCAGGGAGCCGAGGCGGCGTTCAGGGGTCGCAGGGGCCACGTTTGGCCCGGCGAGCCGCACCCCGGAGGCTATGCCGACGGCACGGCCGCGCCTCTCAGGCCCACGGAGCGGTTAGGATACGG CAAATGCCACGCCCTGGAGCTGTCTGTGCCCCCGGATATGCTGGAGAGGAACCAGAAGATCGTCCAGtggatgatggagggagaggagaaggcaggCCGGCACAAGAAGGCCCCCTATGG tgGGTCTGCTGAGTCCAGGAGGAGCCTGAGTCACGAGGTGTCCTGGCCCGCTTCGGTGGAGCACCCCTGGGTCAGCGCCCAGGCACGCCACACTGTGCAGCCCTCTCACCCCTTCATCCAGGACCCCACCATGCCCCCCAACCCGGCCCCTAACCCCCTCACCCAGCTGGAGGAGGCTCGGCGgcggctggaggaggagaggcgccGGTCCGGCTCCCTGCAGACCAAGCAGAG GTATGTGATGGAGGTGATCGAGAGGGGTCGCGCCGCCCGGCCGGCCGTGCTTCCGCCCCTCAGCCTGGTGCCGGCcgtctcccacacagagctctcCCCGCACCA GAGTAAAAGTATGAAGCGAGTGCCCTGTGAGAACATGGTGGTGGCCTATTACTTTTGTGGAGAGCCCATCCCGTACCGGACCTCCATCAAAGGCAGTGCAATCACCCTGAGCCAGTTTAAGGAGCTCCTCACCAAGAAAGGAAATTACAG ATATTACTTCAAGAAGGTGAGCGATGAGTTTGACTGTGGCGTGGTGTTCGAGGAGGTGCGTGAGGACACTGCCATCCTGCCCATCTTTGAGGAGAAGATCATCGGAAAAGTGGAGAAGGTGGACTGA